In Pseudopipra pipra isolate bDixPip1 chromosome 24, bDixPip1.hap1, whole genome shotgun sequence, the genomic stretch TTGGCCCCACTGACAGCATGCACACAATTAGTGAATCAGCTTCTCCTGCTCAGCAAAACAAGTTGGACTCCTTCATAACTGTAGTGGTAAGTCTCTAAAACTGTTTAGAGTACATATTTTGAGAATTTAATAGCTACTTGAACATGCAAGGTAGGAATTAAATTTTTATCCCCCTAATTTTCATCTGTAATCAAAAGCAGTGGCCTGCAGCCATCTCTCACCTCACTGACCAGCATAGAACCACTCTCTAGGAAGTGCATCCACAGTGAGCATTCAGGCAACATGTGATCAAAACATCTAAAATAGTTCAGGATCACACATGCCACAGGGTATTTCTGACacttcattaaaattaaaaatcaatccTTTGCATGCCAACAGCATGCAGAATTGTGTCACCATTTCACTGTTGTGGCTGGCCTCCATGTGTACACATAAGAGAATACAAGCatatcaaatatattaatgtcTTCAACACAGGAGGGCAAATTTCCTGTGTGCTTTTCTCAAGCACAGAGCTCTACAACCCACAGGCTGCACAGAGAAGTGGGGGAATCTACATTATTGGAGGTCAGCTTGACAGGACCCTTGTTAATCTAATCTAAGGCCTTAACTTCAGCAGGAGGTCAgaccagatgatctccagaggttcGTTCCAACTTAGACTATTTGAAGACTCTATGGTCCCTCATCTTCTCTGAGGAAGCATGAGGGGGAAGAAGAGCCTGAATTGCACAAGCAGAACACTGCTTATACCTTTCAtgcatttcttttgcttctctttctttcctcttaatTTCCAGTTCAGCAAAGAGCTTCATTGTCTGTTTGTATACGGCTTGTTTGAACTGTAAAACACAAATCCAGTCTTTAAATAATGCCCATTAACATAGCTAAAGTCTGTTTTACATATGAATGTAAGAAGCATAAGAAGAAAGTGAACCATAGGTGTGCCCACATAACCCTTATCCTACTCTGACAGCGGTCAATAGCAACAGCACACAAAAAGGTATAAACCACTGCTGACTAAATTCTGGCCCTGGCACCAGGAAGCAACTACATATTAGCCTCATATTAGTCTTGTTTTAATTTGTATAGATGAAGTTGTGTCTAAACACAACTGTTCATTTCAAACTCTCTTTACGTCTTGCAATTTTACATTtgacaaaaaaaggcaaaatggtCACTGTTTAGAGAGTAATTTTTCAGCAGATCTTGATGTGTTGTAAAAATCTAGCATTGGCTTCCCAGTAGGAAATCAGTATACTTAAAACAACCTTAATTACTAAAGAACAGCAAGAGACTTATGAAAATCAGTGGAAAATAGAATGGTTACGGGGTTACTGTGTTGAtattaacaggaaaaaatcactttccacaaaaaaaaaggtgacgAAAGTAAGACTAATGAAGTCAGTGTTTGGAAATCATCTGTCATTGTTACAGCCTCTCATATCACTTTTTCAGACTAGAACCCAGGTAAAAAGAACTAAATTATGCCATGCCTTTTTTAATACAGGTGATTTGTTGCAGAACAGCACGTCTGTCCTCCAGTGCTATATGGAAGAAACAGCCAGAACAGCTCTCACCCAAAAAACTCCCAGAGCTCATTTTAGCCACGCTGCAGTGGGTCCTACACATGtctctgtgggcagcaggaatgCCACAGTTCCAGCAGTCAGAAGAcaacaagaaattaaattcaaaaaAGACTGCAGGATGCACAAGCAATGAAGAATTGCTCCAAGAAAAGAAGAGGGTATTTTGGTCAATATAATCTGATATATTTACTCTTTACACTACAGTTAAACTATTTTCCAAAGCACAGGGGTATCACCCGACATATGGTACTCTACAGAGGCTAAGTAGAATTTGCTCTTCTGTAACTGTACGGATTTACAACATTAACAAGTCTAATAAATACTTCTTCACTGGTTTTGAATCTTAATTCCTCAAAACATGCTTTGTACTCCCCAGTTTCTCTGAACAGTGTACGACTTACAACTTCAGGATCATCCTCTTCTACAGTGGGAGGTTTTCCATCCTTCTtcaactgtttctttttttctttcacctaAAGATTGGGAACAAAAATAAGAACCTTAGAAGTCTTATAGGCCTAACACAATTGTATCCAAGTAGTTCTGTATTCCTACTCCAACACGTAGGAAGAAGTCCGTTCTTCattgcactgatttttttatttcagaccAAACTGTTCTAGGCCCAGATAAACACTTACAAGATCACTATCACACAAACTGTAGTAATTAAAAGTATTATGTTGGATGCTATTCCTTCAATACAATCCCTTCTGGGTATTTTTAACAGATATATTCTTATCAAATATACACCATCCAAACCAGCAGGAAGTTTATTTTGCTAGTTGATATTCAAGTGACTAAAATAACAAGCAGAACATCAAGTGTCCCTTGTGTTAAGAGTATCTGAGTTCTCCCATATCATCTGCTTCCTCAAGCTTACCGTGTTTTAGCCCACCCACATCACTCAACTAACTTCTCGGCCAGTGCAATCCAAGCTCCTTTTCTTATAGGTCAATATCCTCCAAACTTCCCAGTCTCCTGCTGTCACCACCTATTCTCTTCTATCTAcacacatctgaactgcatcaTTCATTCAtagacttggaaaaaaatatttatttcaagtaCTGAATTTCACTGAATTATCTAGCACTGAGCTCAACAGCAGTCCTGCACACAGCAGATTTGTTCCTGCTGTGAAGAGCTTGGAGCCCACCTGCACAGCTCCATTACAAGGTCTGATTGATTGATTTGATTGATTACCACTCACCCCCATCCCTAGATGTTCCCATACTTACAGTGTGTTCCACATActcttttcctgcctgtatCACATCCAAGGCTCTCTTCTTTTGCTCCTGATCTAGCAGCAGCTTGTACGCTTTATCTACAGCTAACAAAAAGGAGCAACGTTAATAGCACCAGCAGTCACATTCACAAGGCATCACAAGAGTGCTACTTATTGGCATTAAAAATCTGGTTTCTAGAATTTGTGGGTGTCATTTGTTtggcaggggtttttttgtattaaatACATCTAGGTAAGTGATAACATGATTAGTTAAATGAGTTTTAGGGTATAGTAATGGTAGGAACTATCCCATACCTTCCGGAGGCAGCAGGTGAAAGTATCAGTCCTACCAGCTGTAGTTATAGGGCATGAGGTGAGTTTAAGGTGCAGAACACCTCACTGTGATGCAAAGCATACATCTAAAACCATCACATTACTTCTGTCGTATGGTCATTGAATACAATCTAATGCACAGATCAAACAGCTTTTCTTGAACAATCCCAAAACCCCACAGAGGTGTCTGTCCCCGTTGTGACATGACAATGCCACTGTTGCCACCTAGTGCCACTTGCTGAAATGTCACcaccccacacagctgctgctcccacagctgcttCTATCCCTGCTAAAGCACCTCTGTAGCAACCCTTGTCCCCTCCACCCCAACGAATATTTAAACCAGCACCAGAAAAGCAGCATTAATTACTAACCCAGAGCAACACAGAGAAAGGGCGAGTGTTACCTTCAAATGCCTTCTGGGCTCTATCTGCATCGTCTTGGTTTTTGTCTGGATGCACCAGTATTGACAGCTGCAAGAGAAAGGATTTTGCTATCAAGATCATTGTAAAAGATGAAGAGTATCTCAGAGATTTTTGAGAGGAGTGAAATAGTCTCAGACAGAAAGAATCCCAAGGGGTCACATTACTTTGTACACGGACAACTCATGCAGAAGTATGTGCCAGTACACACTGATAAATCAAACAATCCGTCTAACAAACAGGCTGTCTAAGAAAAGCTGCAGTTTGGGAAGTGTGGAAAAATCTAAACAGCCCTCAGCTGCAGTGCCCGGGCTGATATGAACCCCTTGGTCACACAAGTTTTGTATCCTTGGTCttgacaaaaacaaaacccacaaagatcatcctTAACCAAATTCTCCCAAGAAGTTCTCCAGTATCCCTAAGGTTGTCCAAACACCAAACTATTCAGAGTGGTAAAGTTTTTCCTTAGGCTACTTTACTAAAAGTtaagaaaatttcttcctgtaCTTTGGCAGAGACAGGACATGGATCACTACCATCCTTAGGGCAACTTTAACTGTGCTGGAAAGCACATgtcctcctccacattccttttcCAGACAAAGTTCTTTCAAACTTTCCCCATATAGCTATTTTTTCTAAATCTCTTATTTTTGCTATTGCTGTACAGATCAGCAACTGAAACTGCATTAGTGCCAAAGAATGCAAAATAACTACTCTACAGCTGCCACTTTCTAGTTCCCAGGGAAAACGTTTGCCTTCAGTCCTGAACAGATTTACTTGTCTTCTTTCCCCTCTGTTGGCTGTTCCACATACTGTATTTTTCACTTCATCACCTTGACTGCAAAACATCTCCCTGTAGTATTTTACCAGCCCAAAGCTGAGACAGCCCCAGTTTATTGTCTCACAGAGCCGAGAAGCCAGACACAGATCAAAAGTTTATCCTTCCACCTCCCATCTACAGGAGCCCATATCCCATCACCAATTTGGCAGGCACATTCCTCTGCCAGCCAGCACTCACAGCATTAATTCAGGTGGAGGCCACGGCCCTACAAATACCCTTTCTTTGCTGCATGCGCTgattaaaatcaaatttttccTGCAGGTTTGTCAGCAGAGGGAAGCTGGGGTAATGTTTCCTTTGTTGCAGACAGGTCAGTGAGGagggctgctgctgttcccagtaACCAAGCCACCAAAAATGCCCACTGAAATTCTTAAAGAAACATCAGAGAAAATACACTTCTGGATTCAAGTCCATATTATagagaaaaataccttttttcagatttctgatGAGTTTTCATCTTCTCCTTGAAGTCCAGTTCAATAAGCTGATAATACATGGGTATATCAGTTTGCAACAGCCCCCTGACACACTGCACAGGCAAAGCAGCCAATCATGCATGGACCAGGgacactcctgcagctcttctcTTGTTGATACAAGCATTGTTCCATGCATTTCTGTCAAAAATGGCCATTCCTCTACCCAAGAACAGCTTTATCACCATTTTTCTTGAGCCCAAGCCCAGCTCCACAATCTCAAAAAAACTTTTAGTTTCCTTCCAGGGACTTCAAGTGCAAAAGCCAAATACCTGTCGGAATCTTTTCTTTATCTCTTCATCTGTGGCTTCAGGATCCATCTGGAGCACCTAAAAGACACCGTGAGAGCAAAGGAAGTTTGATGCTACTCTCCATGAATCAGGTTTCTGGCAGTAAGTTCTAACActcttatgaggagtggctgaagccacttggtttgttcagcctggaggagactgaggtcagactTCATTGGGGTCTTTAACATCCACACGaggggcaggtactgat encodes the following:
- the DNAJC8 gene encoding dnaJ homolog subfamily C member 8, producing MAAAGPGAGAAEDAFLTFYNEVKQIEKRDSVLTSKNQIDRLTRPGSSYFNLNPFEVLQMDPEATDEEIKKRFRQLSILVHPDKNQDDADRAQKAFEAVDKAYKLLLDQEQKKRALDVIQAGKEYVEHTVKEKKKQLKKDGKPPTVEEDDPEVFKQAVYKQTMKLFAELEIKRKEREAKEMHERKRQREEEIEAQEKAKREREWQKNFEESRDGRVDSWRNFQANTKGKKEKKNRTFLRPPKVKMEQRE